From Anthonomus grandis grandis chromosome 20, icAntGran1.3, whole genome shotgun sequence, the proteins below share one genomic window:
- the LOC126747962 gene encoding tubulin polyglutamylase ttll6-like, producing MACDSSTSIPINEGSDSSTWSSDTENQKINNPKTIITKLPPTEEKKIGDQKNPKKKKKIVSVCLTHCRYDVIRKIAQKFAYKEVAEGENWNLYWTDLSITVERCKDMKRFQKINHFPGMLEICRKDLLARNLTRMQRLYPRDYNFFPKTWCFPADLGDAITYSRIRRNKTFILKPDAGSQGRGIIITKSLKDIRPCDRGICQVYISRPFLIDGYKFDLRVYALITSCDPLRVYVYNEGLVRFATSQYKEPNGVNITNVFMHLTNYAVNKHSRTYNQDIGGNGSKRKLTWFNNYLKSLKYDINAIWYRIDDVIVKTIISAYPVLKHSYAACFPNHDVIPACCELLGIDIILDRKMNPLILEVNHSPSFHTDTPLDCEVKEGLLSDMFAMMSLEKCDKRRIMREDRKRIRERLLHGNKEKDYQPIDIKNSFTEYFKNEYSNKGNFRLVYPGPNCEQVYRKYFDQGQNTLYSDTVSSRAREAAQNAFRGEMVLRQKLEASKRVAPLVKTESNQNSTSSRSVSKQRKVSGPLASFNQGTQNLRNSFQPQQIVESEEKERLKKLAQRDYLLRSHGILEHVYFSLKKNKVLRPEDDRKYAIFEKMRSAAQVINHQPPTGPIISDMLEGIQPFEYKGAGEMIELKKDLVKEFALLNNSHKVDSMYTELDKSGTANLKFSKYNSILKM from the coding sequence ATGGCTTGTGATTCCTCCACCAGCATTCCGATTAATGAAGGGAGTGACAGTTCAACTTGGAGTTCCGATACAGAAAACCAAAAGATTAATAATCCGAAAACCATAATAACTAAACTTCCCCCGACGGAGGAAAAGAAGATCGGTGATCAAAAGAATccgaaaaagaagaaaaagatcgTCTCCGTGTGCCTCACGCACTGCCGGTACGATGTCATTAGGAAGATCGCTCAAAAATTTGCATACAAAGAAGTGGCCGAAGGTGAAAATTGGAATTTATACTGGACCGATCTTTCCATAACAGTGGAACGATGCAAGGATATGAAGAGGTTTCAGAAAATCAATCATTTTCCAGGTATGCTGGAAATTTGTCGGAAAGACTTACTCGCCAGGAACTTAACTCGAATGCAAAGATTATATCCTAgggattataatttttttcctaagaCATGGTGCTTTCCAGCAGACCTTGGTGATGCCATTACGTACTCAAGAATCCGCAGAAACAAGACCTTTATATTAAAACCAGATGCAGGCAGCCAGGGCAGAGGTATTATAATTACCAAATCTCTGAAGGACATTCGTCCTTGTGATAGAGGTATTTGTCAAGTGTATATCTCTCGACCTTTTCTTATTGACGGTTACAAATTCGACTTGCGAGTATATGCTCTTATCACGAGCTGTGACCCTTTAAGGGTTTATGTTTATAATGAAGGCCTAGTTCGGTTTGCCACTAGCCAATACAAGGAGCCCAATGGAGTTAACATAACCAACGTCTTCATGCATTTAACCAATTATGCAGTAAATAAACATAGTAGGACATACAACCAGGACATAGGAGGAAACGGGAGCAAAAGAAAGCTTACTTGGTTTAATAACTACTTGAAATCACTTAAATACGATATTAATGCAATATGGTATCGTATAGATGACGTGATTGTGAAAACCATTATTAGCGCATATCCTGTTTTAAAGCACAGCTATGCGGCATGCTTTCCAAATCACGACGTTATCCCGGCATGTTGTGAACTATTGGGGATCGACATCATTTTGGATCGGAAAATGAATCCTTTGATTTTGGAGGTTAATCACTCACCGAGTTTCCATACAGATACACCCCTGGACTGTGAAGTGAAGGAAGGATTGCTGTCCGATATGTTCGCTATGATGAGCTTGGAAAAGTGCGATAAAAGACGCATTATGCGAGAAGATAGGAAACGTATTCGAGAACGGTTGCTACATGGCAACAAAGAAAAGGACTATCAACcaatagatataaaaaatagttttacagaGTATTTTAAGAATGAGTATTCTAACAAAGGTAATTTCCGACTGGTTTATCCAGGACCAAATTGTGAGCAAGTGTACCGAAAGTACTTTGATCAAGGTCAAAACACACTGTACAGTGATACAGTGTCTAGCCGAGCGAGGGAGGCTGCGCAAAATGCTTTTAGAGGTGAAATGGTGTTGCGTCAAAAACTAGAAGCTTCCAAACGGGTGGCACCCCTAGTTAAGACCGAATCCAACCAAAATTCTACTTCAAGCCGATCAGTTTCGAAGCAGAGAAAAGTATCTGGGCCTCTTGCCTCTTTCAATCAAGGCACTCAGAACTTACGAAACTCGTTTCAACCACAGCAAATAGTCGAGTcggaagaaaaagaaagactGAAAAAGTTGGCTCAAAGAGACTACTTACTACGCAGTCACGGCATTCTAGAGCACGTGTATTTCTCTCTAAAGAAGAATAAAGTACTGAGGCCAGAAGACGATCGGAAATAcgcaatttttgagaaaatgaggagTGCGGCCCAAGTTATTAATCATCAACCTCCAACCGGTCCAATAATATCTGATATGCTGGAAGGTATTCAGCCGTTCGAGTATAAAGGTGCAGGAGAAATGATCGAATTGAAAAAAGACTTAGTGAAAGAGTTTGCGCTTTTGAATAATTCTCATAAAGTGGATTCTATGTATACCGAGTTAGATAAATCTGGAACAGCAAACCTAAAGTTTTCGAAATataattccattttaaaaatgtaa